The segment CCTTTGCAGATTTAGGCCACCTGCCAGCCTTAGATCTCTTACGCTACCTTGAAATGCAGTGACTCCACTGTTGGTGACATTTTGAATTGTATTCACAGAATCCAGCTTTATAAATgaatcaatttcaattaaacCAGCTCTGTGTTAGATACTCCATTCAAAAGCaccttaaaatttaaaatattcaaataaccCAGGACCTATAGGATGCTaagatttttaataataaagacACCTGACATTTGTCTATGTGGCAAAAAGTAATTGAGAGAGACATTtgttattctattctatttatattctattctattctattctattctattctattctttttgtttgctttttggaGCAGATATGAATTACCCTGCATGGctggttgtgtgtgtacatgtgtgagtCAGTTGAGCCagtctgtgtgtatgtttgtgtgaggCAGTCTTGGTTTGAACTTTGTCGGCTGCACGCACACCCTGGTTCTGTGCTACAGGGAAATGTGGGCGTTGTGTCTGCCAGGCCTCTTACACTTGGCTTGTCTACATGCAttactcacacaaacacacacgcgcccgcgcaaacacacgcacagagacagaaagagagagagagagagacacacacagtcttaaacacacacatgcaaagtcCAAACACATGTGCCTAACACACGGATACACGGGGAGCAGCCCATTGAGGATCTCAACTCACTAAATAGTTTATATGCAAACTGGCCAGGCCTGCCAGGCAGATAAGAAGCATGATAACATTAGTTTGGtaacacaaacacgcacacagacgTCCATCTCAACACACTGTGCCTCTCTCACTTGATGGGTCTTGCTGCTGCAGCCTGGCTCATGGGATTCTAATTCAGGGTTGTTAAATCATGTTTATTGAGGTGACGTTAATACAACGGTTCTGCAGCTCACCCTCCACCCGCTCACCCTCTCACCATCTCCCACAACCCTGCATCCAGCAGATGGCCTCGTTGCGCCTTTGCCTGTGTGCCTGCTGGCAACAAGTTCGTGTCAGGACACCCGGGCACAGTTTCCGGTTGTGACTTTACAACAGTGATGTCTTTAGAGTTTTGTCAGTCTAGCTCAAGATTGAAATAAAGAGAAGACCTCATCAACCTATTGTTAcgatacaaaataaaaaataaatacaacatatattaaatataacatATATTATAACATATATAACAGCAATGTTTCCTATTACATAGCTAAATTTggcgttattattattattattattattattattattattattattattatcatcgttgttgtttttgttgtttgaaatgCATTAATTGTTTGAGGATTAAATTCAGGTCGCCAAGGTTTCTGTCGAATAAAGCACTGATAAACTATTACATTATTCTTAATAAAGATATTCTTTGTATTGTAAATTTGCGTGTCTTCGCCGTCCACAGCCTCCCTGGATAAAGCGGGTAGTTGTGACAAAGACCGTGGCGCACAGCAGCAGGCAGCAGCTGAgcggagagagaggagaggagagcgcACCAGAACGGGTTGAGGAGGACCACAGTCATTCCCTCCTCTCAGCATCGGCCAGCTGGCCGCAGATAGCTGAAAGGGTAAATGAATGATACCGAGCGAAGgatgagtaaaaaaaagaaagggggaaaaaaaaacaactaaaataaacCCAAGGACCGTCGTGAGAGTTGAGCGTTACTGACTTCACATGGAAGAGAGCGCAGAGAAGGTGAGCACCTTGTTTTTCACTTGGTACCAAGATACAAGTTGGATGTTGCAGTAGAGCTGTGGATTTTGAGGAACTGATTATCCTCCTGAGTCCGGAGTTGAACTGAATTATTTCCAAGCTGAAGACGTTGCTGCGAAACCCGAGGTGATAACTTCCACGGAGCGGAGCGCACACTGCCTACATTttttataacataaaaaaaaatatatatacgtgtatattAAGGTGCTCCGCCGTTTCAGAGACATCAACCCAGGAACTACCTTGCCAGAGATATTTTAGGTGGGTGGCTAAAAAAACACTCTTGAATGTACATAACAGCTCATTTTGCTCTGTTCTCACAAACTAaaccaaaagaaataaaaatgacaggatAGAAACCACACCCTAATTTAAGCCACATGTCAACATGAAATGGACCTGTTCAAAACCTCCTGCTTGCCCACATGTGGcgaattaaacatttttgatcCCTGTCTGCTGTGTGAAAGTGGACTTTTAAGTCTTTTGATTGATGATTTTAGTCTATATTTCAGATGGAAATGTCGACAGGAAGAAGTGGCTCCAACCAACAGGCAGCTGCGTTCAAAGGAataggaaaaaagtaaaaaaaaaaaagaaaaaaaattaaaaatacagcttGCTGTCGAGGTGGATCGGCGTCAATGCAGCCATCAACATCACCGCACGGACACGCCTCGAGGATCATTAAACAAATCAGATAAATGCAGCGCGAAAACCATCAATAGAAGTTATTGATGAGGTGGTATATAACGCTAATGATTGGCCAAGCCTCTGTTTACTCATCAACTAGACAACAATATAATGTGAAACTTTCACTGAGCGTTTGACAGCAGATGCATACAGTGAAACCAAAAAAGGAACAAGGACATTTCCCTGCTGTTCGTGACCACAGTGCTGATTGAAAAGATTATTCCAATCCACAGCCGGAatattcctcctcctcttcgaaCTAGAATGTCTGCTGCCTCGACTGCTACTGCAGGAACTTATGAGCAAGGATTTTTTGGACATCAGTTTTTTGAAGAcatcattttgaaatatttatagCAGCTCTCGTGCAAGGATGGTGACTGTGACATGGAGCCTATGGAACATCCAGTCTGTGGGAGAGCTGGTACCGAGACAATTGACCTCTCTACCAGCCACGTTGTCAGTCTAAAATTCCTCTCCAGAGAGACACAGCTGCTACAACTTAGGGATGTGATGGGGTGACTGTTGATACCCCCCTCATCCACCCCCTCTCTCATTTTATTCACAGTGTAATAGAAACAATGGATCAGAATTTCTCAACGGTTCAAGATGGCAAGCAGCTGCTACCAGAGAGAGACTCATCTAAGCGTGTGTTGACAGGATGTTTCCTCTCCCTTCTTATCTTCACCACGCTACTCGGCAACACTCTTGTTTGTGCTGCTGTCACAAAGTTCCGACACCTGAGGTCTAAGGTTACCAACTTCTTTGTCATCTCTCTTGCCATCTCTGACCTTCTGGTAGCTATCCTGGTAATGCCATGGAAGGCAGCGACTGAAATTGTGGGGTTTTGGCCATTTGGTTCATTCTGCAACATATGGGTTGCGTTTGACATCATGTGCTCAACAGCCTCCATCTTGAACCTGTGTGTGATTAGTGTTGACCGTTACTGGGCCATCTCAAGTCCTTTCCGTTATGAACGAAAGATGACCCCGAAAGTAGCATGCCTGATGATCAGTGTGGCGTGGACCCTGTCTGTCCTCATCTCCTTCATTCCTGTTCAGCTAAACTGGCACAAAGCTCAGACCACCAGCTACGCAGAGCTAAATGGAACGTATCCTGGTGATTTGCTCCCTGACAACTGTGACTCTAGCCTCAACAGAACCTACGCAATCTCCTCCTCTCTTATTAGCTTCTACATACCTGTAGCTATCATGATCGTCACCTACACACGGATCTACCGCATTGCACAGAAGCAGATTCGAAGAATATCGGCTCTGGAACGAGCAGCAGAAAGTGCCAAAAATCGCCACAGCAGCATGGGGAATAGTTCAAACATAGAGAGTGAAAGTTCATTCAAAATGTCGTTTAAAAGAGAAACCAAAGTCTTAAAAACACTCTCAGTCATCATGGGGGTGTTTGTCTGCTGCTGGTTGCCCTTCTTCATCCTTAACTGCATGGTTCCATTTTGCGAGCCAAACTTCACAGATGGTGCCACAGACTTCCCTTGCATCAGTTCCACCAcctttgatgtgtttgtgtggtttggCTGGGCAAACTCCTCGCTCAACCCCATCATCTATGCCTTTAATGCCGACTTCCGCAAGGCCTTCTCCATCCTCTTAGGCTGCCACCGGATCTGCCCAGGGAGCAACGCAATCGAAATTGTCAGTATTAACAACAACATGGGTGCCcaaacctctaaccccaactgtCAGTATCAGCCCAAGAGTCACATTCCAAAGGAGGGCAACCATTCAGCCAATTATGTGATCCCCCACAGCATCCTGTGTCAGGAGGAGGAGTTACAGAAGAAAGATGTATATGGAGGGGAGATCGAAGTGGGGATGTTGAGTGATGCACTGGAAAAACTCTCTCCATCAATCTCTGGAACTTTGGACAGCGATACTGAGGTCACACTGGAAAAGATCAAGCCCATAGCACAGAACGGACAGCACAACGTTGTGTCATGTTgagagaaaggaaaacaagtaCTGGAGTATAGCGAGTCATGTGACATGAATACACAAATGGACAAAAGGACAGCAACAGGAACTAAAGCAACAAACATGTTTGAGAGAGTGTGACAGGAGACAGATATGAAGGAAACTGGAGCTGCCAACATAAATCTATGTGGATTAAAACCTACAGAATGTTTAAGTAAATGCACTTTACCCCAGATATAACTATCTGCAAAATACTTCACATTTATCGATCAGTTGTCTACATTTGATGATAAGTGCTGATAATGTGAATAATAAAGCAGAAGACTAGCTATGTGGACATGTATACATGTTGGCATTACCAacatgtatacatgtgtgtttgtaaacTGTACAGTACTGACACACTCCTGCTACAACATAAACACAGTATATACAAGGAGGATCATATAGTAACTATAACAGGTAGGTCAgtgctttgtatgtgttttataGAACAGAGGATAATATGGTTTAAGTcgatttgataaaaatatgatgtttcccccgcctcacgccctaagccagctgggttaggctccagctccccgcgacccgctacggcggaaaaagcggaagaagatgaatgaatgaataattttattGCAGTTATTTGTCTTCAGTACATTTTTAATGGAATTTTTATTGGAGAATCAAAATGCCTGTATTGCAGTGATAATTTATTTGAGGTGAAATGCTTCATACACCAAAGTAACAGTATTACTAAGCAGCTGGGGGACGGTAATGAGATCACTACTATAATAGGAGTTGTCACATATTTATAATTGTTACGTTTTCATGACCTGCCCACCTCCTCGATTATGTTGTCTCGTGGTATCAGTTACAAAACCTGTTATCCTTACAGGTCAAAATGCCAGatttctggaaaagaaagagCAAGAGGATGATAAGAAAAGCCATTCCTTAGTATGCCATTATGATCCACGCCCACCCTGGGCAATTAGAAAAACCCATTTGTAATTTCCTCGATTTATTCCTATCACtccctgttttttgtttttgttttgccatATTATAACTCTGCCACTGATCCATGAACCCTCTCGAGGATCCAGCGGTCTCTCGATTTTCTTGCTCGCGTCTTCTCTGTCAGCAgtctcttcctccctcacccTGCCCCTATATggtttttgtaaaaaatgttgtcaacctcttctctctgctctttTCCCGACATTTCCCACAGCCAGCATGGTTCTCTACACCTGCACCCTACCTTCCTGttatatatttcttttcctgtctgCCTCCTCCGTTTGTCTACTGTGGCAGCTCTCCACATTAAGTACTCAGTCTGCCTACTGAATGCGGCCCTAATGATTCCATCTTGGTCAAAAGTCATAATTTTATGATTAAGAAAGAGCTGAACAGAGGAGGCTGAATAACAGGACTTACCAGAGATAAAGCAAGAGATAGAAGTGACCTTTAAAAACTTAAAGATATCTGATTTGGCAAAATGCTCATGCTAGGAGCAATGCTGGTGCCGTGGTAGTGATGTGGAGTATGCATTGCTGCTTTGTTAGAAAGAGTGGAGTCCAACATAAACCACCATGTTGAGGATTGTTTAGAATGTTGGGTATAGTTTGCTTGCCTCCTGTCATTTGTAACTGTGCTGTAGCATTAATTTACATGTCAAGGTTAGTTGGAATAAgttcttccaaaaaaaaaaaatctttcaaaagAAAGTCTTTAGTAAGTTAGTCTTTGCTGTGGAATGTTACTGATACATTTCTCAAATAGACATTTGTATATCATTTGTACACAGAGACATTCTTACCACTTGTTGCTTTAAAATTTTACAGATATTTCATTAAAGATAAGTGTATACAGTACTTATAATAATACCATTTACGAAGCTAATTTAACAGCTAATTTCACAGCCAAGGCTAAGTTGGAGTTAACTGACTTTTCATTTTGGCCAATGTGGCAACAATTAAAAATTATCACTTAATTAtgcccatccatttttttttgtttatctagGGTTGGGTCACGGTGACAGCAGGATATTCTGTACATCCATTATCCTACATGAATTAATCACATGAATGACATAATGGCATACGGCATGTGCTAAAACAACAGTAGTATTAGTGTCATCACACCGGCTAAGAGATTCAGTCTGCCCACAGTAACCATCATAAGCTGTGAGTCATACTACATCAAGTAAGGCTGTAGCACCAAAACCTAATCTAATGggacagtgttttatttatacatgGAATTCTGAATTGAGGTTTTTATTTGcaagagaaaaaatgtttttcttctttcaaaaagtataaaatcttgatctgaatttgaattgacaaaggacaaaaaacatgaacatttctCTTTAGAGTGGGGTAGTGAATTTGCTATCCCCATGTAATTAATTTAAAGCAATATTTAAAATGCTCAGATTTTTTTCACAGAAGTTGAGCTGTTTTTGTACTTAATTAACGGCAAAGTCTTTGCTTGATCCACACAATgataaaaccaaacagaattAGCTCCAGTCCAAAGCTTACACAGCTATGTTTCTGCTGTGTGCAGTGTTGCTGGGGGAGAAATGCAGCATGCTTTCTGACATTGTATGCTGATCATTCGCCACGtgctgtgtgtgtccatgaaGGCGTGAAACTGCTGCACAtcagagaaaggaagagatgaTCCAATAGAGAGCAATTGGTCTTGAATGAAGCATTTGATTTTCCTGCTCTGGAAAATCCAATGCTATCTCGGTGGCAAAGGGGGAAAGCTTTAAGCTCAATATGTGGCTGAGTTTGTGACATGTCCTCCCTGCCTCTCTGCTGGGTCCAGTGTGAAATGGACATCATGATGTGAAATTGTGATTCAGATTGAACACAAAACTTTGATTGCCAGCTCCATAGACTGAACTGCAACTCCCCCCCTTTGCTCTTTGTCATATGCCTTTTAGAAATTGTCAATCATATCAGTTAACAAGTGTTTTTCTGCCTACATCACTTCCTCTTAAATAACTCCCTAATTATTTCCAAACACAAGCCATGTGATAAAACATCAAGTGCATATAATCTGTCAGCACTGCACACAGAAAGGAACTGCCATTGGGAAGATTTGCTCTCCTCACTCgcctcctctgtctctgtctctctctctctctctctctctctctctctctctctctctctctctctctctctctctctctctctctctctctctctctctctctctctctctcttttctcttggCTGTCTCTGTTGACTCAGTGAGTTTTCCTGATGTTAACCAAGACTGACTTTATTATTAAGAAGACAGGGCCAAATGTTACCTTTCTGTGGTTTGAATTGAAACATTGAATCacatgctgtttttcttttttctcttcacattattattgttgttgccaATATTTATATTGGTTGAATGTGGCTGTGTTACAGATCATTCTGTGATTTAACCAGTGTTTTATGGAGTAAACATTCAGCGGGGGTTGGGTACTTTAAATGGTATTTTGATTGATATTCCATTTGCTTTGACAAGATAGACATTTACAACTTTCTcagattacttttatttttggaagaCTAACCTCTAGCTGAAATATCTACACCGAAATGCTGTTCTACGTGACCCAACCCCATCCCTAACCCCTGCCCACCA is part of the Antennarius striatus isolate MH-2024 chromosome 13, ASM4005453v1, whole genome shotgun sequence genome and harbors:
- the drd1b gene encoding dopamine receptor D1b; amino-acid sequence: MDQNFSTVQDGKQLLPERDSSKRVLTGCFLSLLIFTTLLGNTLVCAAVTKFRHLRSKVTNFFVISLAISDLLVAILVMPWKAATEIVGFWPFGSFCNIWVAFDIMCSTASILNLCVISVDRYWAISSPFRYERKMTPKVACLMISVAWTLSVLISFIPVQLNWHKAQTTSYAELNGTYPGDLLPDNCDSSLNRTYAISSSLISFYIPVAIMIVTYTRIYRIAQKQIRRISALERAAESAKNRHSSMGNSSNIESESSFKMSFKRETKVLKTLSVIMGVFVCCWLPFFILNCMVPFCEPNFTDGATDFPCISSTTFDVFVWFGWANSSLNPIIYAFNADFRKAFSILLGCHRICPGSNAIEIVSINNNMGAQTSNPNCQYQPKSHIPKEGNHSANYVIPHSILCQEEELQKKDVYGGEIEVGMLSDALEKLSPSISGTLDSDTEVTLEKIKPIAQNGQHNVVSC